TTTAACGCAGAAGATAAGACAGCATACACAAGAACAAACAATGGATTGCACAGAAAGCTCATTACGGACAAAATCTACCACTTCACGTGCTTCAACGAGGTCAAAAGCTTCCTCCACCGAGGCTGCAGCTACCAAAGCACGCGCAAAAGCAGAGGCAGCCAAAGTACGTCTGTCTTTTGCACAAAAAGAAATGACACTCAAAGTGGAAAAAGCACAACTGGACGTGGAAAAAGCACAACTAGAAGCTAAGATGGACATGCTCTTACTGGAGCAGGACGCAGCAGCTGCACTCGCCAAAGCGGAGGTCTTGGAAGCCGCTGTGGAAGGAAGTGATCGAAGCAGCTCCTATCTTCACATCAAGCAGTTGTTTGAACATTCAGTTGACACATTAGAGCGCACAAAGGAATACATAGCCACTCAGGCCCAAGAGCCAAGTCAAATAAAAGTTGAATCACCACACCAACAGCCATCGTCATGGAATGAAACACAACATTATAAACCACCAGATGTGAACTCCATTCAACACTCACATCTCCAGACAGAGCACAATAAACACAGAGTTGGGTTTGTTTCTACCCTACAACAAATGACGACACCTTCACAGCCAGAAGTCACATCAGTCATCAGTCCATCTTCAAACAACATACGAGACAATCACCAAGATTACAAGTCAAGCTACAGTTCTCCTTTGCATTCAAAGTCCAGCCGTACACCTTGTCAGCCTGTCTACGATCAAGGGAATGTGGCAGACTTCGCAAGATATCTAGCTCACCGTGAGCTAGTCACAACGAGTCTGATAAAGTTCAGCGACCAGCCATGCAGTTACAGGGCATGGAAACAGTCCTTTGTGAACTCAGTCAGAGGCCTCAACATAACGTCCAGTGAAGAAATGGATTTGTTGGTCACGTGGCTAGGGAAGGAGTCAGCTGAGCATGCAAAACGCATCAGGGCTGTCCATGTCAACTCTCCTGACAAAGGCCTAAAAAGGATATGGGACAGACTGGAAACCTGTTACGGCGCACCCGAAATGGTGGAGGATTCACTCTTTAAACGGATCCACAGCTTCCCTAAAATCATCAACAGAGACTATTCAAAGCTCCATGAGTTGAGTGATTTTCTCATAGAATTGGAGGCAGCCAAGGAAGATGGAGACCTGCCTGGCCTTGCATATTTGGACACAGCGCGTGGGATAAACCCATTAGTTCAAAAGTTACCATTCAACCTCCAAGAAAAGTGGCTCAACGTTGGCACAAACTACAAATTACAACACAATGTAACATTTCCCcccttttatgtttttgttgacttCATTGGAAAACAAGCTATAATTAGGAATGACCCAGGCTTCAAGTTTGCAGGTCAAATTGACACCTCAAAAGCAGACAGAGTCCAATGGAAGCAGATCCAAAATAGAGAAGTCTCAGTTCATAAGATCGATTTCCAGTCTACTGCCCCTCCTATTAATGACAAGCAATACTTTGAAGCTGATGATCCTGAGAAACAATGCCCTATTCATAAAAAACCTCACATGCTCCATAAATGTCGTGCCTTCCGTGCAATGCCGTTGGAACAACGCAAGGAATTCCTGAAAGAAAATGGCAtatgttttaagtgttgcacaTCCACTCAACATATAGCAAAAAACTGTAAATGTATTACTAAGTGCACTGAGTGTGAGAGCGCAAAGCACATTTCTGCACTTCATCCTGGACCTGCCCCATGGATCCAGGTCCAAACCCCCCTGACACAGCTTGGCGGGGAGCAAGACTCAGGACCTTCAACTGAGGTCAGTGCTCGATGTACAGATGTATGTGGTGGCGATCAAAGCTACAAATCCTGCTCAAAGATCTGCCTTGTTAAAATATATCCTAGCGGCCGTCCTGAGAAATCCCTGAAAGTTTATGCAATCATCGACGAGCAGAGTAACAAGTCCCTTGCTCGTTCAGAGTTCTTTGAGATCTTCAACATTCAAAGTCCTTCATCTCCATACACACTCCGAACCTGCTCTGGAGTGACGGAAACCACTGGGAGAAGAGCTTCAGGCTACAACATTGAATCCATGGATGGAAAAGTGTGCCTCACTTTACCAAGCCTCCTGGAATGTGATGATCTACCTAACAACAGATCAGAAATCCCAACACCTAATGCTGCAGCCAACCATACTCACCTCAAATCAGTTGCTAACCTCATCCCAGAGCTGGATCCTAACGCGTCCATCATGCTTCTCCTTGGGAGAGACATCATCTCTGTCCACAAAGTGCGCAAACAGGTTGATGGGCCACGCGATGGTCCCTATGCTCAAAAACTTGACCTGGGATGGGTGATCGTTGGAAATGTATGCTTGGGAGGTGTTCACAAGCCGACCACAGTGAATAACTTCAACACCATTACAATTGAACAAAGGCGTCCCACAGTCTTTACACCTTGTCCTAACGTGTTTCAAGtcaaggagagacatggccagttTCAAAACCCTGAATACTCAAAGGTAACCTTCACAAAGAAATGTAAGCAAAATGACGTGGGCGCTACAGTGTTTCGGCAGACCAAAGATGACAACAAAGTCGGTCCATCCATTGATGACATCGCCTTCCTGCAAATCATGGAGAGGGATTTGAAAAAGGACATAACCAACAGCTGGGTAGCTCCGCTGCCATTTAAGACTCCAAGGCCCAAGCTTCCTGACAACAAAGTTCAAGCCTTGAAGCGTTTTTCCTCTTTGAGACGCAACTTCGAAAGAAAACCAGTGATGAAAGAGCACTTTTTTAGCTTCATGGAAAAGATCTTTCAAAATGAACATGCTGAAATAGCCCCTCCACTCACATCTAATGAAGAAAGATGGTATTTACCAGCCTTTGGTGTTTACCATCCCAAGAAACCTGGGAACATCCGTGTGGTGTTTGACTCCAGCGCCCAATACAATGGTGTGTCACTAAACGACGTGCTGTTAACTGGACCCGACCTCAACAACACCCTTATAGGGGTACTCCTCAGGTTTCGCAAAGAAGCTGTAGCCATAACAGCAGACATTCAGCAGATGTACCACTGTTTCTTAGTCAGAGAAGAAGACCGCAATTATCTCAGGTTTTTATGGTTCAGAAACAACAACTCATCTGAAGACATCATGGAATACAGAATGAGGGTCCATGTCTTTGGAAATTGTCCCTCTCCCGCAGTGGCCATCTACTGTTTAAGACAGTCAGTGAAAAATGCAGAGCCCATTGTAAAGCAGTTTGTCAACCGTGACTTTTATGTAGATGACGGGCTAACGTCACTTCCCTCCGTCGAAGCTGCAGTGAAGCTGCTCAAGAGGACGCAAGAGGTTCTGTCAGACTCAAACTTGAGGCTTCACAAAATCGCCTCAAATAAAGGAGAAGTTATGAACGCTTTCCCATCTCAGGACCATGCCATCAACTTAAAGGACCTGGACTTCACTTCAGATATCTTGCCCATGCAACGTAGTCTGGGACTTAACTGGGATCTAATGGCAGACACATTTACCTTTCAAGTAGCTGATGAGCAAAAGCCTTTCACCCGCAGAGGTGTCTTGTCAACTGTCAACAGCATCTATGATCCCCTAGGATTTCTTGCCCCTGTCACCATACAAGGCAAACTGATCCTGCGTGAGCTCATGGAGAACAACGGAGATTGGGATGCACCTCTTCCTCAAGAAATGGAAGAGACATGGTCAACGTGGCGATGCTCATTGAAAGATCTCAGCAATCTCCACATCCCAAGAGTTTACACACAGGCCTCTCCTACAGCGGTGTCAAAAAGAGAGATAGTCATCTTTTGTGACGCTTCCACAAAGGCAATTGCAGCAGTTGCATACTTAAAGATAACAGAGAAAAATGGAACCAACCACGTGGGCTTTCTCATGGGAAAAGCCAAGCTTACGCCCTTGTCAGAACAAACTGTCCCTAGACTTGAGCTTTGTTCTGCAGTATTAGCGGTGGAGCTTGCCGAGCTCATCACCTCAGAGATGGACATGGAGGTTGACATCACTTTCTACAGCGACAGCAAAATCGTTCTTGGTTACATCAGCAATGATACTAGACGTTTTTACGTGTATGTAAGCAACCGAGTTCAACGGATAAGAAGCTTTTCTCACCCTGAGCAATGGAAACATGTCTCCACTGAAGCAAACCCTGCAGACATAGCCACAAGGTCTGTGTCAGCGAAACACCTGTCCAGTACCACCTGGCTTTGTGGACCAGCATTCCTGAAGAACGCTCAGAATGACCAGTTTCAAAAGGGCCCTTTTGAGTTGTCTGAcccctctttggatacagaggtcCGCCCGCATGTTTCAACATTGAACACCACTGCAGTAATCAAACACCTGGGTTCTCAACGCTTCTCCAAGTTCTCCAGTTGGAGATCATTGATCCATGCCATTGCTCGTCTCACTCACATTGCTCGCCTCTTTCAAAAGAATCCTGCAGTAAAAGCTAACGGCTGCAAAGGCTGGCATCATTGTCACTCAGCAAATGCTGTTGAGGAACTTGCACATGCTAAGAAAACCATCATTCGTGCAGTTCAAGAAGACATATATGCTCAAGAGTATGCTTCCATCAAAAATGGTAAAGGGCTTTCCAAAGACAATAATCTCAAAGCCTTAGACCCTCTCATTGATGCCGATGGTCTGCTAAGAATTGGGGGTCGCATAAAAGAAGCCAAACTCTCTTTGGAGGAGAAATCGCCTCTCATAATCCCTGGCAAGCACCATATTTCCACGCTTCTGGTCAGGCACTACCATCAGAAAATACAACACCAGGGCAGATTATTCACTGAAGGTGCTTTAAGAGCTGCTGGATTTTGGATTGTTGGTGGTAAAAGACGAGTCAGCAGTGTGATCTATGGATGTGTTAAATGCCGCAAACTTCGCGCTTTGCCTCAGACTCAAAAGATGGCTGATCTTCCAGCTGATCGCCTGTCCACTGAACCTCCATTTACCAACGTTGGGCTGGACGTTTTTGGACCTTGGACAGTGTCTGCACGTCGTACACGAGGTGGCCTTGCACAAGACAAAAGGTGGGCCGTACTATTCACCTGTATGAGTGTCAGAGCCGTGCACATAGAGGTCATTGAATCATTAGACACGTCATGTTTCATCAATGCCTTAAGGCGTTTCCTTGCTATCAGGGGCCCAGTGAAATTAATTCGGTCCGATAGAGGCACCAACTTCATAAGTGCATGCAAAGAGCTCAAGATTCCATCCAACATTGATAACACATCTGTAGAAAAGTTTTTGTCCGATCAAGATTGCAGATGGATGTTCAACGTGCCTCACGCATCTCACATGGGTGGGCCATGGGAGAGGATGATTGGTGTGGCAAGAAGGATCCTTGACGCCATGTTCCTGCAGCTTGGGACCTCAAAGCTGACCCACGAGGGTCTCTCCACACTTATGGCAGAGGTGACTGCCATCATCAATGCCAGACCTCTTGTACCAGTGTCCACCGACCCAGATGACCCGCAAATACTCTCACCAGCAACACTCCTCACACAAAAGGTCAGTCCTTCAACTGCTCCCGTAGGCGACTGGGTAAAAGATCTCCACAAGCAACAGTGGCGTCAAATCCAGCATTTGGCTCAAACCTTTTGGAACAAATGGAAGAAGCAATACCTATCCACACTTCAGCCACGGAGGAAGTGGCATTCACCCCACCCTAACCTCCTGCCTGGAAGTGTAGTGCTCCTCAAAGATGACCAACTGAAGAGAAACCATTGGCCTTTAGGACTAATTACACAAGTCTTCCCAAGCAAAGATGGCAGAGTTCGcaaagtggagataaaagtctccAGAAAGGATGGGACCAAAGTGTTCCTGCGGCCGGTCACAGAGACAATCCTGCTTATGGCACCAGAGAAGCCCTAATCTCCTTTGGGACAGTTTGGTAGTGGCGGTTTAATCCGCCAGGCGGGGAGTGTTCTGTCTTGTCTGttgaatttattaataatatatgtaaaaccagtgtttaagttcaccttggaattcaacagtgaggtgcacttcctcctttagacagcaggaggcagcattGCCTAGTTTACAGTAATGTCCATGATAGCAGGGCACAACAAGGAGTTCCTTTCAAGTAGACTTTAAGCTAGTTCAGTGACGATCGCAAACGTTTTCATCTGCTCGAATCTCATGCCAAACAAAGTATCATCGGTATGTATTGTTGAGTAGTATGCTAATATTTGATTgagttgtattatttgttggTTGTGATGTAATTTGGGACGTTTTATGGCCAAAAGTCAGTCCTGCTAATTTTCGGAATTCATACAGTGAAgtgaatgttagcatagtaagctAGTTTGCTATAAAGCACTTATATTACCAATTTTGTGGCATTTATTTGTCCATTTAAGTTCAATACACAGCATAATGCACGTTTTATCGTAAtgggattgtgtgtgtgtaataaggcTGTGTGTGCATGTCTGTAATGTAAGCATCCTTTCTGCTTGTATGCTTTCAGTTTACCCTTTTTAGGGTCAATAAACCTGTGGACAAGAAGACGTTTTTCAGAGTGTTTGATCAAGAAAAGGTGTTAGGGTAAAGCCAAGATATTATTtgaccgtgcgtgactgctcgccgtctgttcgctgctgCGAAaaagcgaaaaagctaagtagcgctctatctgtgtgcttttaattgttctacagctttctttatcacttctcaaacatttttagtggtactatttaacttgcaaatcacccgatctctgtcccaccctttcctcagctagctagctgctaagctagcgcggagaaaggcagcgccggtcagtaagaagctactcctacagaccgcgaccacttccctgaggacagcaggaacttcactcggtga
The Entelurus aequoreus isolate RoL-2023_Sb linkage group LG18, RoL_Eaeq_v1.1, whole genome shotgun sequence DNA segment above includes these coding regions:
- the LOC133633936 gene encoding uncharacterized protein LOC133633936 isoform X1 — protein: MSLTQKIRQHTQEQTMDCTESSLRTKSTTSRASTRSKASSTEAAATKARAKAEAAKVRLSFAQKEMTLKVEKAQLDVEKAQLEAKMDMLLLEQDAAAALAKAEVLEAAVEGSDRSSSYLHIKQLFEHSVDTLERTKEYIATQAQEPSQIKVESPHQQPSSWNETQHYKPPDVNSIQHSHLQTEHNKHRVGFVSTLQQMTTPSQPEVTSVISPSSNNIRDNHQDYKSSYSSPLHSKSSRTPCQPVYDQGNVADFARYLAHRELVTTSLIKFSDQPCSYRAWKQSFVNSVRGLNITSSEEMDLLVTWLGKESAEHAKRIRAVHVNSPDKGLKRIWDRLETCYGAPEMVEDSLFKRIHSFPKIINRDYSKLHELSDFLIELEAAKEDGDLPGLAYLDTARGINPLVQKLPFNLQEKWLNVGTNYKLQHNVTFPPFYVFVDFIGKQAIIRNDPGFKFAGQIDTSKADRVQWKQIQNREVSVHKIDFQSTAPPINDKQYFEADDPEKQCPIHKKPHMLHKCRAFRAMPLEQRKEFLKENGICFKCCTSTQHIAKNCKCITKCTECESAKHISALHPGPAPWIQVQTPLTQLGGEQDSGPSTEVSARCTDVCGGDQSYKSCSKICLVKIYPSGRPEKSLKVYAIIDEQSNKSLARSEFFEIFNIQSPSSPYTLRTCSGVTETTGRRASGYNIESMDGKVCLTLPSLLECDDLPNNRSEIPTPNAAANHTHLKSVANLIPELDPNASIMLLLGRDIISVHKVRKQVDGPRDGPYAQKLDLGWVIVGNVCLGGVHKPTTVNNFNTITIEQRRPTVFTPCPNVFQVKERHGQFQNPEYSKVTFTKKCKQNDVGATVFRQTKDDNKVGPSIDDIAFLQIMERDLKKDITNSWVAPLPFKTPRPKLPDNKVQALKRFSSLRRNFERKPVMKEHFFSFMEKIFQNEHAEIAPPLTSNEERWYLPAFGVYHPKKPGNIRVVFDSSAQYNGVSLNDVLLTGPDLNNTLIGVLLRFRKEAVAITADIQQMYHCFLVREEDRNYLRFLWFRNNNSSEDIMEYRMRVHVFGNCPSPAVAIYCLRQSVKNAEPIVKQFVNRDFYVDDGLTSLPSVEAAVKLLKRTQEVLSDSNLRLHKIASNKGEVMNAFPSQDHAINLKDLDFTSDILPMQRSLGLNWDLMADTFTFQVADEQKPFTRRGVLSTVNSIYDPLGFLAPVTIQGKLILRELMENNGDWDAPLPQEMEETWSTWRCSLKDLSNLHIPRVYTQASPTAVSKREIVIFCDASTKAIAAVAYLKITEKNGTNHVGFLMGKAKLTPLSEQTVPRLELCSAVLAVELAELITSEMDMEVDITFYSDSKIVLGYISNDTRRFYVYVSNRVQRIRSFSHPEQWKHVSTEANPADIATRSVSAKHLSSTTWLCGPAFLKNAQNDQFQKGPFELSDPSLDTEVRPHVSTLNTTAVIKHLGSQRFSKFSSWRSLIHAIARLTHIARLFQKNPAVKANGCKGWHHCHSANAVEELAHAKKTIIRAVQEDIYAQEYASIKNGKGLSKDNNLKALDPLIDADGLLRIGGRIKEAKLSLEEKSPLIIPGKHHISTLLVRHYHQKIQHQGRLFTEGALRAAGFWIVGGKRRVSSVIYGCVKCRKLRALPQTQKMADLPADRLSTEPPFTNVGLDVFGPWTVSARRTRGGLAQDKRWAVLFTCMSVRAVHIEVIESLDTSCFINALRRFLAIRGPVKLIRSDRGTNFISACKELKIPSNIDNTSVEKFLSDQDCRWMFNVPHASHMGGPWERMIGVARRILDAMFLQLGTSKLTHEGLSTLMAEVTAIINARPLVPVSTDPDDPQILSPATLLTQKVSPSTAPVGDWVKDLHKQQWRQIQHLAQTFWNKWKKQYLSTLQPRRKWHSPHPNLLPGSVVLLKDDQLKRNHWPLGLITQVFPSKDGRVRKVEIKVSRKDGTKVFLRPVTETILLMAPEKP
- the LOC133633936 gene encoding uncharacterized protein LOC133633936 isoform X2, with the translated sequence MSLTQKIRQHTQEQTMDCTESSLRTKSTTSRASTRSKASSTEAAATKARAKAEAAKVRLSFAQKEMTLKVEKAQLDVEKAQLEAKMDMLLLEQDAAAALAKAEVLEAAVEGSDRSSSYLHIKQLFEHSVDTLERTKEYIATQAQEPSQIKVESPHQQPSSWNETQHYKPPDVNSIQHSHLQTEHNKHRVGFVSTLQQMTTPSQPEVTSVISPSSNNIRDNHQDYKSSYSSPLHSKSSRTPCQPVYDQGNVADFARYLAHRELVTTSLIKFSDQPCSYRAWKQSFVNSVRGLNITSSEEMDLLVTWLGKESAEHAKRIRAVHVNSPDKGLKRIWDRLETCYGAPEMVEDSLFKRIHSFPKIINRDYSKLHELSDFLIELEAAKEDGDLPGLAYLDTARGINPLVQKLPFNLQEKWLNVGTNYKLQHNVTFPPFYVFVDFIGKQAIIRNDPGFKFAGQIDTSKADRVQWKQIQNREVSVHKIDFQSTAPPINDKQYFEADDPEKQCPIHKKPHMLHKCRAFRAMPLEQRKEFLKENGICFKCCTSTQHIAKNCKCITKCTECESAKHISALHPGPAPWIQVQTPLTQLGGEQDSGPSTEVSARCTDVCGGDQSYKSCSKICLVKIYPSGRPEKSLKVYAIIDEQSNKSLARSEFFEIFNIQSPSSPYTLRTCSGVTETTGRRASGYNIESMDGKVCLTLPSLLECDDLPNNRSEIPTPNAAANHTHLKSVANLIPELDPNASIMLLLGRDIISVHKVRKQVDGPRDGPYAQKLDLGWVIVGNVCLGGVHKPTTVNNFNTITIEQRRPTVFTPCPNVFQVKERHGQFQNPEYSKVTFTKKCKQNDVGATVFRQTKDDNKVGPSIDDIAFLQIMERDLKKDITNSWVAPLPFKTPRPKLPDNKVQALKRFSSLRRNFERKPVMKEHFFSFMEKIFQNEHAEIAPPLTSNEERWYLPAFGVYHPKKPGNIRVVFDSSAQYNGVSLNDVLLTGPDLNNTLIGVLLRFRKEAVAITADIQQMYHCFLVREEDRNYLRFLWFRNNNSSEDIMEYRMRVHVFGNCPSPAVAIYCLRQSVKNAEPIVKQFVNRDFYVDDGLTSLPSVEAAVKLLKRTQEVLSDSNLRLHKIASNKGEVMNAFPSQDHAINLKDLDFTSDILPMQRSLGLNWDLMADTFTFQVADEQKPFTRRGVLSTVNSIYDPLGFLAPVTIQGKLILRELMENNGDWDAPLPQEMEETWSTWRCSLKDLSNLHIPRVYTQASPTAVSKREIVIFCDASTKAIAAVAYLKITEKNGTNHVGFLMGKAKLTPLSEQTVPRLELCSAVLAVELAELITSEMDMEVDITFYSDSKIVLGYISNDTRRFYVYVSNRVQRIRSFSHPEQWKHVSTEANPADIATRSVSAKHLSSTTWLCGPAFLKNAQNDQFQKGPFELSDPSLDTEVRPHVSTLNTTAVIKHLGSQRFSKFSSWRSLIHAIARLTHIARLFQKNPAVKANGCKGWHHCHSANAVEELAHAKKTIIRAVQEDIYAQEYASIKNGKGLSKDNNLKALDPLIDADGLLRIGGRIKEAKLSLEEKSPLIIPGKHHISTLLVRHYHQKIQHQGRLFTEGALRAAGFWIVGGKRRVSSVIYGCVKCRKLRALPQTQKMADLPADRLSTEPPFTNVGLDVFGPWTVSARRTRGGLAQDKRLQMDVQRASRISHGWAMGEDDWCGKKDP
- the LOC133633936 gene encoding uncharacterized protein LOC133633936 isoform X3, with product MSLTQKIRQHTQEQTMDCTESSLRTKSTTSRASTRSKASSTEAAATKARAKAEAAKVRLSFAQKEMTLKVEKAQLDVEKAQLEAKMDMLLLEQDAAAALAKAEVLEAAVEGSDRSSSYLHIKQLFEHSVDTLERTKEYIATQAQEPSQIKVESPHQQPSSWNETQHYKPPDVNSIQHSHLQTEHNKHRVGFVSTLQQMTTPSQPEVTSVISPSSNNIRDNHQDYKSSYSSPLHSKSSRTPCQPVYDQGNVADFARYLAHRELVTTSLIKFSDQPCSYRAWKQSFVNSVRGLNITSSEEMDLLVTWLGKESAEHAKRIRAVHVNSPDKGLKRIWDRLETCYGAPEMVEDSLFKRIHSFPKIINRDYSKLHELSDFLIELEAAKEDGDLPGLAYLDTARGINPLVQKLPFNLQEKWLNVGTNYKLQHNVTFPPFYVFVDFIGKQAIIRNDPGFKFAGQIDTSKADRVQWKQIQNREVSVHKIDFQSTAPPINDKQYFEADDPEKQCPIHKKPHMLHKCRAFRAMPLEQRKEFLKENGICFKCCTSTQHIAKNCKCITKCTECESAKHISALHPGPAPWIQVQTPLTQLGGEQDSGPSTEVSARCTDVCGGDQSYKSCSKICLVKIYPSGRPEKSLKVYAIIDEQSNKSLARSEFFEIFNIQSPSSPYTLRTCSGVTETTGRRASGYNIESMDGKVCLTLPSLLECDDLPNNRSEIPTPNAAANHTHLKSVANLIPELDPNASIMLLLGRDIISVHKVRKQVDGPRDGPYAQKLDLGWVIVGNVCLGGVHKPTTVNNFNTITIEQRRPTVFTPCPNVFQVKERHGQFQNPEYSKVTFTKKCKQNDVGATVFRQTKDDNKVGPSIDDIAFLQIMERDLKKDITNSWVAPLPFKTPRPKLPDNKVQALKRFSSLRRNFERKPVMKEHFFSFMEKIFQNEHAEIAPPLTSNEERWYLPAFGVYHPKKPGNIRVVFDSSAQYNGVSLNDVLLTGPDLNNTLIGVLLRFRKEAVAITADIQQMYHCFLVREEDRNYLRFLWFRNNNSSEDIMEYRMRVHVFGNCPSPAVAIYCLRQSVKNAEPIVKQFVNRDFYVDDGLTSLPSVEAAVKLLKRTQEVLSDSNLRLHKIASNKGEVMNAFPSQDHAINLKDLDFTSDILPMQRSLGLNWDLMADTFTFQVADEQKPFTRRGVLSTVNSIYDPLGFLAPVTIQGKLILRELMENNGDWDAPLPQEMEETWSTWRCSLKDLSNLHIPRVYTQASPTAVSKREIVIFCDASTKAIAAVAYLKITEKNGTNHVGFLMGKAKLTPLSEQTVPRLELCSAVLAVELAELITSEMDMEVDITFYSDSKIVLGYISNDTRRFYVYVSNRVQRIRSFSHPEQWKHVSTEANPADIATRSVSAKHLSSTTWLCGPAFLKNAQNDQFQKGPFELSDPSLDTEVRPHVSTLNTTAVIKHLGSQRFSKFSSWRSLIHAIARLTHIARLFQKNPAVKANGCKGWHHCHSANAVEELAHAKKTIIRAVQEDIYAQEYASIKNGKGLSKDNNLKALDPLIDADGLLRIGGRIKEAKLSLEEKSPLIIPGKHHISTLLVRHYHQKIQHQGRLFTEGALRAAGFWIVGGKRRVSSVIYGCVKCRKLRALPQTQKMADLPADRLSTEPPFTNVGLDVFGPWTVSARRTRGGLAQDKSLPFLGSINLWTRRRFSECLIKKRC